A single Lolium perenne isolate Kyuss_39 chromosome 6, Kyuss_2.0, whole genome shotgun sequence DNA region contains:
- the LOC127306829 gene encoding protein ROLLING AND ERECT LEAF 2 has translation MGLAWSRQGDASRAAAREHTKRCRERLRLMREAVRLRRQLAASHAGYLKSLALVASTLTRFAVGEPLPVSDHTPPAVLVHRPVVVPSTPPPLLRSIEQQQQQRERQEQDGVVAAEAPVETARRDSQDGEERRTAVRHRSLAEVAAGLEEYFVKVSVAGDAVSSLLEASNASYKGGSTSFLGALCCLSAPSVSHDRIDSMHGGRRHSSTLQQLMAWEKKLYREVKERERLQLRHDKKLTQLRDQEYSRKINVDIQKLKASWDRARAQLDTASQAVDASASAISGLRDTHLARQVLGLCHATRDMWKAIRQHHEAQCLIAQQLRGLSSRTSMDPTTEIHHEATRALEAAMSAWCAALGHVAKHQREYVHALHGWLKLTLAPINGAQQAPSPSPVAAELAEFVDRWGKVLDHVHCAEVLKSIKNFAGSTHALYAHQSDELRVARRVRRYSRELDRKSRMLRQVESSYYDSYVPAGFSMWNRGGRHWREHDRMQVHDARNEVARRKEEIAVCRRMLEDEMRRHAKAIDGTRAAAVTGVQGTLPAVFQAMAAFSASHANALEAVCRHGSNHQ, from the exons ATGGGACTGGCGTGGTCGCGCCAGGGGGACGCCAGCCGCGCGGCGGCGCGCGAGCACACGAAGCGGTGCAGGGAGCGGCTCCGGCTCATGCGGGAGGCCGTGCGCCTGCGCCGCCAGCTCGCCGCCTCGCACGCCGGGTACCTCAAGTCGCTCGCCCTCGTGGCCTCCACGCTCACCCGCTTCGCGGTCGGCGAGCCGCTCCCCGTGTCCGACCATACCCCGCCCGCGGTGCTCGTGCACCGCCCCGTCGTGGTGCcctccacgccgccgccgctcctccgGTCCATcgagcaacagcagcagcagcgcgAGCGGCAGGAGCAGGACGGTGTCGTTGCCGCCGAGGCGCCGGTTGAAACCGCTCGCCGGGATAGCCAAGACGGAGAGGAGAGGCGGACGGCGGTGAGGCACCGGAGCCTCGCGGAGGTGGCGGCGGGGTTGGAAGAGTACTTCGTCAAGGTTAGCGTCGCTGGCGACGCGGTGTCAAGCCTGCTCGAGGCCAGCAACGCCTCCTACAAGG GTGGATCCACCAGCTTCTTGGGCGCGCTCTGCTGCCTGTCAGCGCCGTCGGTTTCGCACGACCGCATCGACAGCATGCACGGCGGACGGCGGCACAGCTCCACCTTGCAGCAGCTCATGGCGTGGGAGAAGAAGCTGTACCGGGAGGTCAAGGAGCGGGAGCGGCTGCAGCTCCGCCACGACAAGAAGCTGACGCAGCTGCGGGACCAGGAGTACAGCCGGAAGATCAACGTGGACATCCAGAAGCTCAAGGCTTCGTGGGACAGGGCGCGCGCGCAGCTGGACACCGCCTCCCAGGCCGTGGACGCGAGCGCCTCTGCCATCTCCGGGCTCCGGGACACCCACCTCGCGCGCCAGGTGCTCGGGCTCTGCCACGCCACGCGCGACATGTGGAAGGCGATACGGCAGCACCACGAGGCGCAGTGCCTGATCGCGCAGCAGCTGCGCGGGCTCAGCAGCCGGACGTCCATGGACCCGACCACGGAGATCCACCACGAGGCCACGCGGGCGCTCGAGGCCGCCATGTCCGCCTGGTGCGCGGCCCTGGGCCACGTCGCCAAGCACCAGCGGGAATACGTCCACGCCCTGCACGGCTGGCTCAAACTCACGCTGGCGCCGATCAACGGCGCCCAGCAGGCACCATCCCCCTCCCCCGTCGCCGCGGAGCTCGCGGAATTCGTCGACCGGTGGGGGAAGGTGCTCGACCACGTGCACTGCGCCGAGGTGCTCAAGTCGATCAAGAACTTCGCCGGCTCCACCCACGCGCTCTACGCGCACCAGAGCGACGAGCTCCGGGTGGCGCGCCGGGTCCGGCGGTACTCCCGCGAGCTCGACCGCAAGTCCCGGATGCTGCGGCAGGTCGAGAGCAGCTACTATGACTCGTACGTGCCGGCGGGGTTCTCCATGTGGAACCGCGGCGGGAGGCACTGGAGGGAGCACGACAGGATGCAGGTGCACGACGCGCGCAACGAGGTGGCGCGCCGCAAGGAGGAGATCGCCGTGTGCCGGAGGATGCTGGAGGACGAGATGAGGAGGCACGCCAAGGCTATCGACGGGACAAGGGCTGCGGCGGTAACCGGCGTCCAAGGGACGCTACCTGCGGTCTTCCAGGCCATGGCTGCGTTCTCGGCGTCGCATGCCAACGCGCTCGAGGCTGTGTGCAGGCACGGCAGTAACCACCAGTAA